The Lasioglossum baleicum chromosome 7, iyLasBale1, whole genome shotgun sequence genomic sequence actggagtgagaaacagatggccatcgacatgatctcgtcggtgcagaaggctactgaggagattctcgtcggtgagaaggcaaatcgtcacggaaccatcgaacagccttctgctgtgtcggaccttgcttgtatgtaccagaccggttggagctggtattcggcgtcgatacattgagaggggtggttcattgagacctgttcactcgtattgccattctctccgttcgtaatcctacccacgttacctcaatgcattgcgttgcctggtggtaggtagttggcagagaaattctctgttcgtcatcctacccacgtcatctcaacgcattgcgttgcctggtggcaggtagttggcagagagatggtattatgtttgaacacttctcactgtccatttctattggtgaggacacgtctgGTAttggctctgaccggagctgcactgcaagcattgtacgcgccgcgtcaccttcgaactagagccttctgctctggttcgctcttgtttctcactttgaaagaatcagagccttctgcctgatttgcctttaatcccccgtggatcggagacttcttctccgattcacaccttttggtccgcgataattactcgacatacttgcgtaatttagtataagttcTTCGTtgtgtaagaaagggagccagaaggaatatcgcattcgttctgactccctttcgggtctcttgtgcaccaacctcctcgtggtgagacctgggcaatcggtattatcctccatttgtaagaacttttagtgtcttatgaataaaggataatatcgagctaatagctgcacatttaataaatatgttgatttttcaataaattctatttctatacctattgtcttccataacattttgcaatttcaccttccttcaaatcaaaatatatgttttattcaagctgatttgccccgggcgtaaacaatgtcatatatcgtctggttctatttaggtaaagcgacgagatagtatttcgtcggtgatagtattataaggcaattacagactacttgacgagtatctcgtcggtggtagaacttttagcgatgtggaaTTTCAGATCActgggctggcagtctttattagtatctcgtcggtgcctctATTTGCTAAAAAAGATCGTTTGGCCCAATTTTAACAGTATTTACAGTTTTCAATGGGATCTGAAAACCTTCATGGGCCATTGTAGATAAAATGAGTTTGCATATAAATTAGATAGATACCGAGCAGTAATATTCCAAAGACAGTGCAGGGATAAAGATCTTAACGCTGATGGCCATAGGCTCCTGAGGTACTAAAATGTGAAGTACAGTTTTTTGCACGCTCAGTACTTGATCGTACCATGTCGATTCATATACACTTCGAACAGCGTTTGTACTCTAATGGCGACGCGTAGATGAGACCGATCCAGAAACGAATAAAGGTAAATTAATCTTGAGAAATGAAGagctcttaaatctaaccgttacGTGAACAATCTCGTTTGAAAATCATAACTCACCACACTTATTAAAGCGTCGGCTGGCAAAGCACACATGAGAACCTCCATCAAGGCAGTCCAAGATAAGAAAATAAATTGCAGTTTTACGACGATGGATGTCCGCTGTTTATAAAAATACTGAGTAAATATGTGGAATAAGGACGACCTCACTGGTTTCAATGACCTTAAAATATTTGTCGTCAAGGTGATCATTCTGAATaacttttatacatatattaataatattataatttcggagatataaaatatttaacttaTATTTTCTTACTAAATTGAGGTCTACCCTAGTGGAGTCCTCCCCTTGTAACCCCTTCCCAAAAAATCTAAACCAGACCTAATCCAAAATTCGTTTAAAATGGCCGAGTTTCTTGTAGTGGACCTAACAGTTTTTGGAAAAATGTTAGGAGAAAGGTGTTTAGTCCGAATAATCACCAAACACTCTGCCATACATAGTTGCTTCAAGTAGGTACTCACTCCTATAATATTCAGACCACAAAGTACAATCTTCATGCTGCTAAGTAGTACCGTAACGACAGCTATGTACTGAGCGCCGTTGATAACATCTTTAGCGAATCTAAGTAAAACCGACACAATTTCACACAGTAAcatgattattattatatattagcaattatttataatatatatacagtagcggacaaaagtttaagaccgccactgtatatatatagcgatttcttgaaaattatcTAAATTAAGATCGAACCGTTGAAATGTGGTAATTTACAAAATTGCTTTTAAATATCGAAaaattaactcgaaaatgaaacgtttcttccgacctagaatatttgtattccctatgatttttgaaattttatgtatatgaacttcgtacaatacctaaatgtttaataCGTTAGCACCGTTTGGCTGTATGCGTCGACATCCACGATAAAACTGTGGCCTTACCTGGTCACTGCGTGATACTTTTTCACGCACGCGATCAACGCGTCGACGCTGTTAGCCTCTCTCAGATCTATCATCAACATCTCGTATCTCGCTGCAGCGGCCAGAAGCAACAATGCTGCGAACATGTTCAGGCTGACCGCTGCTGAGCACTGGAAGCCAACAATGGCTTGGTGCATAAAGATCACAATCCTCACGGGTTCGTAATCAACATCGAACGGGTATTCGGAGATTGTTGGGAACGGCTGTGGCAGAAAAATACTTCCAACGATGACGACCGTTGCGCTCATGTAATACCACATCACAGTCAGCCCATAAAACTTGTAGTACGTGTCGACGTATCGTTGATAGACGTTTCTCTCGTAGGACTTCGCGTCTTTTATGGAGACTGTTATGTTCTCGACTAAACGCTGTAATACGCACtttgtttattaaaaagttatagaCACAAAAGAAGTTCTGAAAATATAGCAGTTACTTTAAGTAATGAAGGCTAGAACGATATACTGTATTGACCTATGTTATCAAGGTCACTTTTCTAGGTAACCTCCAAGAGGTTTTAGCCGTGcccgtttatttattaaaaagttatcaacaaaagaagttttggcaATTATTCAGAGAGAGgcactcctctccgattttgatcaaATTGAAATATGTCATAGATTTCGACATTTGAACAACCTTTTTCCTTTTACAATAAAGAGGAGGACTGCCCCCACCCCTCCGCCACCTAATTCAAACTCATTCTCTCTGATCGCATGACTTttccattactagttcaaattctgtatgacggctacagtcggtgtacaaagtatttcgtaaatcaatgcttctaattgattataaaaaatcaggtcgtttggtacaattataaagaagttattagtACTTAAAGGGTGTCCGAATAGGGGACGGCAGACGCCCCCTtttttcgcgaatatctcggaaaccaaggTCGACGGATAATGTATAAAGCGAAGTTGTCCAGAATAGTGTCCTTGACAACATACGTCAAGGTCATCGGGGATGCCTCTCCTAAAGTAAACATTTACCTGGAATATtcctattttgcacaaagatccgcagcctagcgATAAACGATGATGAATAAAAATGTTGACAGCCGCCAAAGCAAACTGTAAAATGAACGTCACATACCTTACCTGAAAGCGATCATGTTGAATGGCGGTGAGGAGTGAGTATATAAAAGCCTGTCCCGTAGCAATCGCCATGAAGGCAGCTTTTGAGAAGACGTTTGCATCGCCGGAGTGAAGTATCGTTGCACTTAATACTGGAAGGAATAATGCAAGCGAGCTAATAACAGCCAACACTTtcgaaattctgaaaaacaaaACCTGAGCTTTCGTGGACACAGATGGCTGCGGCCAGCCGCAGATCAAAGCTATGCTAAGTCGAACGAAGGTGATCGCGTTCTCTGGCGTCACGGTTCCGAACATAGTACCGCGAGAAGAAAAGTCGAATTGAATATCTTGAGTAACAAAGATCCCCTGCGATTCGATTTCTTCGGGAGGTTACGTTAATAGTAAAGTAATAGATGATACATTCCACGTTATCAAGCTGGAAAAGGAAACCGCGCTCGGTGGTGGAAACATTTGTGTTTGATTCAAGGCATAGCAAATAGACTCTAAGATAgaagttttatttaaaatcggttggcaaagaaaagaattaataatGAACGCACCGCTTTCAAGAAAGTATACACGACAGCTTGCGGAAGTAACTCATCCAGACGTGGTGAACGCAATATGGGCGGGtcaatacatattatatatgatatGGCGACTGTAATGATAGCTTATATGTCTTCGTTTTTACTAGAAGGGAACGGTTTTCTTTTTCACTGTGATTTAGTACCACTGTATCGATCAGTGCTGCTACATCCGATTACGTTGTTCTACGCACACTTGTACTGCCACCTTCCGAGACCCTTTCTTCTACGTTCCGGCGAGTTGTGAGAATTGTGAAGAAAAACGTAATGTGCACTGTAATAGCTACGCACTCTTATGTGTGATTTATACAGCACAGGACCCTTTGGTCATGTGGTCACCCTTAACAGTAAGTAGGAAAAAATACTTCAAATGCTTTAATTTCTGTGGATGATTTTCCgcacattttaaaaattgttggaaaaattcTTTAtctattttgaataataaatttattaccaagaaataatataatgaaatataatataaagatttatttttataatggagcttttgaaaatatcttcttaatacttaaataattaatatttaaataatgttcAAGGACTAGAGGAACTTCATCCGGTTTTTGCAGATACTTATTTATTGCTATTTCCACATAGCATTTTCCATCACAGATATGtctggattttcttcttcgtcaCTTTTTTTAACATCGCGGTCATCTTCTACAGAATAATCTTTATACAATCTTGATAAAATCTGTCTGCATAACTTAATAATGTCAGTTTTTATAgctgatgaaataaatttactaTAGATAACAATGTTGCCAGACCTTTCTCCGATATATACAACTTGCTGTGTACTTTGTGcttacattaaaaacattgtAGCGGATTAATATACAATAGGTGTTATGTATAAAATTAAAACCGCGTTTTTTCAGTAAAAAACGAATtgcataattttcttttaaaaaccGACACACCCTAGCTGTATTCCTTAATTCTTGATGAATAATTAAATCATTATGCTAATTTTGACGTATCTCCATTACGTACTTCATTCGAGGAATAAATAAACTCGCATAGACAtcaaaatttatacaaaatgaCCCATTTCACATTCACTACTTCGTAAATGCTAAATAAATTGTGACTTTGATGCTCGGTACGGTTAGTATGAATAAACCAaaagaatttataaatttctgtAAAACGTGGGATAAAAGGAAATTATAAGTTATCGCTTGCGGAAACAGGTGTTGAAACAGTACAGGAGGTGAGGCTTTTCCATTCAactgaataataaaaaaaggGAATAGCGGCGAGAGAGAAAAGGCAATGTTGCGTGTAGAAACCACCCCTCGACAACTGTGTATACCGAGtacaatcgaaatgaaacaacGGAACGTcaaaacactgtccaacagtcaATGATTTAATGtttcccctagacgcacagtttttgagaaatttgaatttgaaataaaGACATTGAAAGATTTTGAATCGTTAAAGAACAATTTACAGCAAacaattctgtagactttcccggatACAGTGGTATCCAATATTAGTACATTATGAatctttaaacatgtttaaacaataatGAAAGATGGAGAGATACCACTTCTACACCAATATTTGAGAAtgtttttcagtttatcttaaaaaataagggttcagcgtaaaatcgaactatatcacGCGACATTGCAGACTTTAATCTTGAGAAACCCTTTATTCAAGTTTGCAACGTCCACGTTCTTCTCGAGCCAGAATGCAAAATATCTTCggtccgacatgagttgccgctagtggcgctcaccacttgCGCGGTCGTTCGCTGCGCCGCAGCTCCGTTTCCCGTCGAACAACCGCGCTAGTAGGTTTCTCAAGAATAAAGtgtgctctatcgcgtgatatagttcgattcaacgccttattttttaagataaactgaaaaatatcctcaaaaattggtgcaaaagtggtgtctctccaacgtattcgggaaagtcttaCAGAATCTTTTCCTGTAAGAACAATTCAAAATCttttatcacaatatttgtttaaacttgtaaaaaatgtcttttttcaaaatcaaactcaaaaactgtgcgtctaggagaaagatTACCGGCAGATTCGAAATTAGCGCAAAAAACTATATAAGAATCACGTAGTAAAAATCGAAACgtcaaaaaagttgaaatttattggacagtgttatcattCGCGGGTGAGAGAGAAATTTCGATAGATCTCTCCTAATACCATAagtgaattttatatttaataggtAATTTTTCCGTAAACAATTTTATGGTCAAAAAATTAACATAGAGGGGTAAATTGTTCCgtacattttttccaaaaaaaggaGAAGAATGCGCGATTCGTTTTCAgttatttttgttacaaaagtgaGTAAAGAGACTCTGTCGCCCACTTTTGTGGCGTCAGCGGTAGTGTAGCGTGTGTTTCTAACGAAGGCTTAGTTACGTACCAGGTaagtaaatattattcgatCCTTACTTTTTGGTCTATTTCGATTATTTAATATCGATGTCACTGATTCGTTTATCCTTATCGATCAAATgccatttaaaaacatgttgtaATAGGTTTTATTAGTTATCTCATACCTAGAACTAAAATGTTGTAGATTTCCACATGTATCAATGCGGCAAGTTGTTACTGTGACTTggggcacattattttcgtaCTGAAAAAAGACTAAATTTATTTAAAGCTACAAGAAGTTTAAATTCCGGACAATTGTGTTTCAAATAAGtaaaacaaaaagaagaatCTGTAACGCAACAATATCTTTAGTCCAAAATACAAGCTCTCAAGTATGTTTCTATGACGGTGTATTTTCAACTGAGTGCAATCAACCAATGGAACGTGTACTATTAGTTGATTTTGATGAAGGTAGATCCTCGTCTTCGTCGAGCAACACAACACGCAAAGCAGTAAACAACGACACTGTGTTTGAAATGTACTGAAATAGCATAGGTAACATTCAACTATTACGATGACAATAGATACATGGAAAATAAGTTTGCGTATAACTTAGATAGATACCGAGCAGTAATATTCCAAGCAAACTACAGGGATGAAGCACTTGATGCTGATGGCCATAGGCTCCTGAGGAACTAAAATACGAAGTACAGTTTTTTGCACATCCAGCACTTGATCGTACCATGTCGATTCGTATACACTTCGAACAGCGTTTGCACTCTAATTGCGACGAGTAGATCAGACCGATATAGAAACAAAGGAAAGAAGTACATTAACCTCTCGAGTCGGTAATATTACTCCGATTAAGAGGGTaaactctcgtttccaggattacaagggtgcgggatgcgccttctcatttcttgagaATGCAGGAAGGTGGGGTTTTTTCGGAAATCAAaagcactagataaaagatcaatcaaggccgcaatcgccctccaAAGTTAttcttgaaaaataataatCTCTTAAAATAATCTTTGAATCAATGAACTCATTAAATTCATAACTCACCACATTTATTAATCTGTCAGCCGGCAGCGCACACATAAAAACCTCCGTCAATCCAGTCCAACACAAGACCACGAACTGCAGTTTTACTATGAACGGTTGCCGCTGTTTATGAAGATACCGTTTacgctagtattcatttcactaCTAGAACGTGTCATAGTTTTTTTTCAAATACTCACTCCTATAATATTGAAACCACAAAGTATAATGTTCGTACTGCAACAGATTATCGTCATGCAAACGATATACTGAGTGATTGTGATGACATC encodes the following:
- the LOC143210806 gene encoding uncharacterized protein LOC143210806, whose protein sequence is MFGTVTPENAITFVRLSIALICGWPQPSVSTKAQVLFFRISKVLAVISSLALFLPVLSATILHSGDANVFSKAAFMAIATGQAFIYSLLTAIQHDRFQRLVENITVSIKDAKSYERNVYQRYVDTYYKFYGLTVMWYYMSATVVIVGSIFLPQPFPTISEYPFDVDYEPVRIVIFMHQAIVGFQCSAAVSLNMFAALLLLAAAARYEMLMIDLREANSVDALIACVKKYHAVTRFAKDVINGAQYIAVVTVLLSSMKIVLCGLNIIGVSTYLKQLCMAECLRTSIVVKLQFIFLSWTALMEVLMCALPADALISVSTNAVRSVYESTWYDQVLSVQKTVLHILVPQEPMAISVKIFIPALSLEYYCSVSI